One region of Chanodichthys erythropterus isolate Z2021 chromosome 17, ASM2448905v1, whole genome shotgun sequence genomic DNA includes:
- the LOC137005129 gene encoding olfactory receptor 52K1-like — MENGTYFYFMLFENLGSIKYAFFTLGFIFYCAVIYFNVIIILVIFLEKKLHQPMYILISCLSINSVYGTAGFFPRLLTDLLYDTHSISYEACLIQSFVIYSYAAFELMILMLMAFDRFVAISKPLHYKNIITTRLLTLLIVIAGLYPITFVGISGFLTARLTICGNKLLRVYCHNYEIVKLSCVNNTVNNIYGLIVTITIIVIPLSFIIYTYVRIIIICQRSTREFRSKAYQTCIPHIVILLNFSVALFCELTLSRFVNGELPVALNVVISLEFIVVPPIVNPIVYGLNFPDIRKKIRHLIKASK; from the coding sequence ATGGAGAATGGAACATACTTTTACTTCATGTTGTTTGAAAATCTTGGGAGCATAAAATATGCTTTTTTCACTTTGGGGTTTATTTTTTACTGTGCTGTcatatattttaatgtcattattaTTCTTGTAATATTTCTGGAAAAGAAATTGCACCAGCCCATGTACATTCTGATTTCATGCTTGTCCATCAACTCTGTATATGGTACAGCTGGCTTTTTCCCAAGGTTACTGACAGACCTGCTCTATGATACACATAGTATCTCCTATGAAGCATGTCTCATACAGAGTTTTGTAATTTACTCATATGCAGCTTTTGAGCTTATGATATTAATGCTAATGGCATTTGATAGGTTTGTTGCAATCAGCAAACCTTTGCATTACAAAAACATAATTACCACACGGTTACTAACTTTGTTAATAGTTATAGCAGGGCTTTATCCAATCACTTTTGTTGGTATTAGTGGTTTTTTGACTGCCAGGCTCACAATCTGTGGTAACAAATTGTTAAGGGTGTACTGCCACAATTATGAAATTGTCAAACTCTCATGTGTAAACAATACtgttaataatatttatggCCTGATTGTAACTATCACAATCATTGTTATCCCTTTGAGTTTTATAATATATACCTATGTCAGAATTATTATCATTTGTCAAAGAAGCACACGAGAGTTCAGGAGCAAAGCATATCAAACTTGTATTCCACACATAGTGATCCTTTTAAATTTCTCAGTTGCTCTTTTTTGTGAGCTTACTTTGAGTCGATTTGTGAATGGGGAACTTCCTGTAGCACTGAATGTTGTCATTTCACTTGAATTTATTGTTGTACCACCCATTGTAAACCCTATTGTTTATGGTCTAAACTTTCCTGATATCCGCAAAAAAATTAGACATCTTATAAAAGCCTCCAAATAG